The following coding sequences are from one Aeromicrobium duanguangcaii window:
- the smpB gene encoding SsrA-binding protein SmpB, which translates to MAKETGRKMIAQNKKARHDYHIEDTYEAGLVLTGTEVKSLRQGRASLVDGFGEIDRGEAWLLQVHIPQYDNGTWTNHETRRRRKMLLNRHEIEKIEHRTQAKGLTIVPLSLYFKDGRAKVEIALARGKKEYDKRHALAERQASREAEREVGRRLKGI; encoded by the coding sequence ATGGCCAAGGAGACCGGTCGCAAGATGATCGCGCAGAACAAGAAGGCGCGGCACGACTATCACATCGAGGACACCTACGAGGCCGGGCTCGTCCTGACCGGCACCGAGGTCAAGTCGTTGCGTCAGGGTCGTGCCTCGCTCGTCGACGGCTTCGGTGAGATCGACCGCGGTGAGGCGTGGCTGTTGCAGGTCCACATCCCGCAGTACGACAACGGAACGTGGACCAACCACGAGACCCGCCGGCGTCGCAAGATGCTGCTCAACCGTCACGAGATCGAGAAGATCGAACACCGCACGCAGGCCAAGGGCCTGACGATCGTGCCGCTGAGCCTGTACTTCAAGGACGGCCGGGCCAAGGTCGAGATCGCGCTCGCGCGCGGCAAGAAGGAGTACGACAAGCGTCACGCCCTCGCCGAGCGTCAGGCCTCGCGTGAGGCCGAGCGCGAGGTGGGCAGGCGCCTCAAGGGCATATGA
- the ftsX gene encoding permease-like cell division protein FtsX: MRAILNELRASLTRNTSMTISLIVTMSVSLLLASLGLLIQAQAERTEQYFGDRLQLQVNLCTKNSPAATCVGGVATDEQKQAVQTALRDNPEVKTFEVRTPEENFAQARELLGQTDTGRKQLETLGVDSFPESYFVTLKDPQQFDGVVSEVSGMDGVGNVNSLRDLLGPLFEMLDKMQWAALATAGLLIIAAILQVSNTIRMTAFARRREIGIMRLVGASSWHIQAPFVLESLVAAIISAALAAGGMAAFMHFVVYGYLRDTLGRITTWVRWEDAFLVMGMTTVLALLLALVPTFVMTRKYLDV; this comes from the coding sequence ATGCGAGCGATCCTCAACGAACTGCGCGCGAGCCTGACGCGCAACACCTCCATGACGATCTCGTTGATCGTCACCATGAGCGTGTCGCTGCTGCTGGCGTCCCTGGGTCTGCTGATCCAGGCCCAGGCCGAGCGCACCGAGCAGTACTTCGGCGACCGGCTCCAGCTGCAGGTCAACCTCTGCACCAAGAACTCGCCGGCCGCCACGTGCGTCGGCGGTGTGGCCACCGACGAGCAGAAGCAGGCCGTGCAGACCGCGCTGCGCGACAACCCCGAGGTCAAGACCTTCGAGGTGCGCACCCCCGAGGAGAACTTCGCCCAGGCGCGCGAGCTGCTCGGCCAGACCGACACGGGTCGCAAGCAGCTCGAGACCCTCGGTGTCGACTCGTTCCCCGAGTCCTACTTCGTGACCCTGAAGGACCCGCAGCAGTTCGACGGCGTGGTCAGCGAGGTCTCGGGCATGGACGGCGTGGGCAACGTCAACTCGCTGCGCGACCTGCTCGGACCGCTGTTCGAGATGCTCGACAAGATGCAGTGGGCGGCGCTGGCCACGGCCGGACTGCTGATCATCGCGGCGATCCTGCAGGTCTCGAACACGATCCGCATGACGGCATTCGCCCGACGTCGCGAGATCGGCATCATGCGCCTGGTCGGCGCGTCCAGTTGGCACATCCAGGCACCCTTCGTGCTCGAGTCCCTCGTGGCCGCGATCATCTCGGCGGCCCTGGCCGCCGGCGGCATGGCGGCGTTCATGCACTTCGTCGTCTACGGCTACCTGCGTGACACGCTGGGTCGGATCACGACGTGGGTGCGCTGGGAGGACGCCTTCCTGGTCATGGGCATGACGACCGTGCTGGCCCTGCTCCTGGCCCTGGTGCCGACCTTCGTCATGACACGCAAGTACCTCGACGTCTGA
- a CDS encoding copper chaperone PCu(A)C, with translation MFRRVLPLLLAALLTLSACGDGSGDAQGEAAGLAVADAWVKATDMKMSAAFAVLSNSGDEDVTIVGVTTGLTDRAEIHETADGAMRPVESVTIPAGDSIRLEPGGDHLMLMDLKAPIQPGEEVELTLELGDGSTFDITATAKDFAGGAEDYEGGKGH, from the coding sequence GTGTTTCGACGTGTTCTTCCCCTGCTGCTGGCCGCTCTCCTGACCCTCTCGGCGTGTGGTGACGGCTCCGGCGATGCGCAGGGCGAGGCCGCCGGCCTCGCCGTGGCGGACGCGTGGGTGAAGGCCACCGACATGAAGATGAGCGCGGCGTTCGCGGTGCTCAGCAACAGCGGTGACGAGGACGTCACGATCGTCGGCGTCACGACCGGCCTGACCGACCGCGCCGAGATCCACGAGACCGCCGACGGCGCCATGCGTCCGGTCGAGAGCGTCACGATCCCCGCGGGGGACTCGATCCGGCTCGAGCCCGGTGGCGACCACCTCATGCTGATGGACCTCAAGGCCCCGATCCAGCCCGGCGAGGAGGTCGAGCTGACGCTCGAGCTCGGCGATGGATCGACGTTCGACATCACGGCCACGGCCAAGGACTTCGCCGGCGGCGCCGAGGACTACGAGGGCGGCAAGGGGCACTGA
- a CDS encoding Dyp-type peroxidase, giving the protein MKRRALFGGAAAVGAAAVGGAALGATATGATSDPEPTGTRSVPFHGRHQAGIEMEPQAHQSLLALDLRDGVDAAAVRRLLILLTDDARRLTAGRAPLADLEPELAAVPARLTVTFGFGPGLVAVVRGAARVPTWLRPLPKYRTIDRLEDRWSGGDLLLQVAADDPTTIAHALRLLVRDARAFATVRWRQDGFRHAAGTHRPGTAMRNLFGQVDGTANESPGSAEFDRVVWRDGPEPWLAGGTTLVVRRIAMNLDTWDEVGREGREFSIGRRLADGAPTTGGRPSDDVDLEAVDERGFTVVGPSAHVRRAREGDDGERIFRRGYNYDDATGTGLIFCSFQADLERQYLPIQARLAEQDALNAWTTPIGSAVFAIPAGIRPDGFVGEALFT; this is encoded by the coding sequence ATGAAGCGTCGCGCTCTCTTCGGAGGGGCTGCGGCGGTCGGTGCCGCCGCCGTCGGTGGTGCGGCGTTGGGCGCGACCGCGACCGGTGCCACCTCCGACCCCGAGCCCACGGGCACGCGCTCGGTCCCGTTCCACGGACGCCACCAGGCGGGGATCGAGATGGAGCCGCAGGCCCACCAGAGCCTGCTGGCCCTCGACCTGCGTGACGGCGTCGATGCCGCGGCGGTCCGCCGGCTCCTGATCCTGCTCACCGACGACGCCCGACGGCTCACCGCGGGCCGGGCGCCCCTGGCCGACCTCGAGCCGGAGTTGGCGGCGGTGCCCGCGCGGCTGACCGTCACCTTCGGGTTCGGTCCCGGCCTCGTCGCGGTGGTCCGCGGCGCTGCCCGGGTGCCCACGTGGCTGCGGCCGTTGCCCAAGTACCGCACCATCGACCGACTCGAGGACCGGTGGAGCGGGGGAGACCTGCTGCTGCAGGTGGCCGCCGACGACCCGACCACCATCGCGCATGCCCTGCGCCTGCTCGTCCGCGACGCACGCGCCTTCGCCACGGTCCGGTGGCGTCAGGACGGCTTCCGCCACGCCGCCGGCACCCACCGGCCGGGCACGGCGATGCGCAACCTGTTCGGACAGGTCGACGGCACCGCCAACGAGTCACCGGGCTCCGCTGAGTTCGACCGCGTCGTGTGGCGGGACGGCCCCGAGCCGTGGCTCGCCGGCGGCACCACGCTCGTCGTGCGGCGCATCGCGATGAATCTCGACACCTGGGACGAGGTCGGCCGCGAGGGGCGCGAGTTCTCGATCGGCCGGCGCCTGGCCGACGGCGCTCCCACCACGGGCGGGAGGCCGTCCGACGACGTCGATCTCGAGGCCGTCGACGAGCGCGGCTTCACCGTGGTCGGGCCCTCCGCCCACGTGCGTCGGGCCCGCGAGGGTGACGACGGCGAGCGGATCTTCCGGCGCGGCTACAACTACGACGACGCCACCGGCACCGGCCTGATCTTCTGCTCGTTCCAGGCCGACCTGGAGCGCCAGTACCTGCCGATCCAGGCGCGATTGGCCGAGCAGGACGCGCTCAACGCCTGGACGACGCCCATCGGATCAGCGGTGTTCGCGATCCCCGCGGGCATCCGCCCGGACGGCTTCGTCGGTGAGGCGCTCTTCACGTGA
- a CDS encoding amidohydrolase family protein encodes MTWQDADLAAYLERLGVPGVVDVHVHFMAPQVLAKVWAYFDAAGPKLGRPWPIHYRTSDEERVETLRALGVRRFTALSYAHKPGVAPFMNEWLAGFAERVPDSVRSATFFPEPEAAEYVPAAIADGVRVFKAHLQVGEFAADDPLLDPVWAAIEEAQVPVVLHAGSGPMPGPHTGPQGVAEVLRRFPRLPLVIAHLGMPEVDAFCDLAEQYPNVRLDTTMTFVDFFPDRPPVDPQRLLALQDRIVFGSDFPNIPYPYAHQVEALDRLGLGDDWMRAVLWDNGAALLGE; translated from the coding sequence ATGACCTGGCAGGACGCCGACCTCGCCGCGTACCTCGAGCGGCTGGGCGTGCCCGGGGTCGTCGACGTCCACGTGCACTTCATGGCGCCGCAGGTGCTGGCGAAGGTCTGGGCGTACTTCGACGCCGCCGGTCCCAAACTGGGTCGCCCCTGGCCGATCCACTACCGGACCAGCGACGAGGAGCGGGTCGAGACCCTGCGTGCTCTGGGCGTCCGGCGCTTCACGGCCCTGTCCTACGCGCACAAGCCCGGCGTGGCCCCCTTCATGAACGAGTGGCTGGCCGGCTTCGCCGAGCGGGTGCCCGACTCGGTGCGCTCGGCGACGTTCTTTCCCGAGCCCGAGGCGGCCGAGTACGTGCCCGCGGCGATCGCCGACGGGGTGCGGGTCTTCAAGGCGCACCTGCAGGTGGGGGAGTTCGCCGCCGACGACCCGCTGCTCGATCCGGTCTGGGCGGCGATCGAGGAGGCGCAGGTCCCGGTCGTGCTGCATGCCGGCTCGGGCCCCATGCCCGGCCCGCACACCGGCCCTCAGGGGGTGGCAGAGGTGCTGCGGCGCTTCCCGCGGCTGCCGCTGGTGATCGCCCACCTCGGCATGCCCGAGGTCGACGCCTTCTGCGACCTGGCCGAGCAGTACCCGAACGTCAGGCTCGACACGACCATGACGTTCGTCGACTTCTTCCCCGACCGGCCGCCGGTGGATCCGCAGCGCCTGCTGGCCCTGCAGGACCGGATCGTCTTCGGCAGCGACTTCCCGAACATCCCGTATCCGTACGCCCATCAGGTCGAGGCGCTCGACCGCCTGGGGCTGGGCGACGACTGGATGCGGGCCGTGCTGTGGGACAACGGAGCCGCCCTGCTGGGCGAGTGA
- a CDS encoding M23 family metallopeptidase — translation MRKTLLALALSIALVAGLSAPTFSDEKDDVKREQRENRQRLKDAQDEVQESTKAARDAKRELERASARLSAAETKLGQTRGRLAVAQAEDARLRAELDKAEAELQAAEARLEAAEKELKQSRGAVESFAVESVMAGDAGLKAFGDLLRGADPGLFSEQMSAKTSIGDAQVAVMQELAASEVMLGIERDKVERLRDQVADQKRQAEAVVVQMQELTAQAQAQAASVAKLVSARAGAKRTADATLAEDLKLQAELEADRVRLENQLADIVRKELAAAAAAAARARKKNKGNGGGGAGGGSSNSGGGGGSGTGDSGGALSRPVSGPITSPYGMRRHPITGVYKLHDGTDFGVGCGVPIRAAAGGRIVSQYYNGGYGNRVILNNGVKRGVSVITTYNHLSRYAKSTGAKVSRGDIIGYVGSTGYSTGCHLHFMVLVNGRTTQPMNWL, via the coding sequence ATGCGCAAGACCCTGCTCGCCCTGGCCCTCAGCATCGCGCTGGTGGCCGGCTTGAGCGCGCCCACGTTCAGTGACGAGAAGGACGACGTCAAGCGCGAGCAGCGCGAGAACAGGCAGAGGCTCAAGGACGCCCAGGACGAGGTCCAGGAGTCCACGAAGGCCGCTCGCGATGCCAAGCGCGAGCTCGAACGGGCCTCCGCCCGCCTGTCGGCCGCCGAGACGAAGCTGGGCCAGACGCGCGGCAGGCTCGCCGTCGCCCAGGCCGAGGACGCCCGCCTGCGCGCCGAGCTGGACAAGGCCGAGGCCGAGCTGCAGGCCGCCGAGGCGCGCCTCGAGGCCGCCGAGAAGGAGCTCAAGCAGTCGCGCGGCGCCGTCGAGTCGTTCGCCGTGGAATCGGTCATGGCCGGCGACGCGGGCCTCAAGGCCTTCGGCGACCTGCTGCGCGGTGCTGATCCGGGCCTGTTCTCCGAGCAGATGAGCGCGAAGACCTCCATCGGCGACGCGCAGGTCGCGGTCATGCAGGAGCTGGCCGCCTCCGAGGTCATGCTGGGGATCGAGCGCGACAAGGTCGAGCGGTTGCGCGACCAGGTCGCCGACCAGAAGCGACAGGCCGAGGCCGTCGTGGTCCAGATGCAGGAGCTGACCGCCCAGGCCCAGGCGCAGGCCGCCTCGGTCGCCAAGCTGGTGTCGGCACGCGCCGGCGCCAAGCGCACCGCCGACGCCACCCTGGCCGAGGACCTCAAGCTCCAGGCCGAGCTCGAGGCCGACCGCGTCCGCCTCGAGAACCAGCTGGCCGACATCGTCCGCAAGGAGCTGGCGGCCGCTGCGGCGGCCGCGGCCCGCGCCCGCAAGAAGAACAAGGGCAACGGAGGCGGCGGTGCAGGTGGTGGCTCCAGCAACAGTGGCGGAGGCGGCGGCTCCGGTACCGGTGACTCCGGCGGCGCGTTGAGTCGCCCCGTTTCCGGCCCGATCACCTCGCCGTACGGCATGCGCCGGCACCCCATCACGGGCGTCTACAAGCTGCACGACGGCACCGACTTCGGTGTCGGCTGCGGCGTCCCGATCCGCGCGGCCGCGGGTGGCCGGATCGTGTCGCAGTACTACAACGGCGGCTACGGCAACCGCGTCATCCTCAACAACGGGGTCAAGCGCGGCGTCAGCGTCATCACGACCTACAACCACCTCTCGCGCTATGCCAAGAGCACCGGCGCGAAGGTGAGCCGGGGCGACATCATCGGGTACGTCGGGTCCACCGGCTACTCGACCGGCTGCCACCTGCACTTCATGGTGCTGGTCAACGGCCGCACGACGCAGCCGATGAACTGGCTCTGA
- a CDS encoding NADH:flavin oxidoreductase: MPTSAVSLTTALELPHGPAWPNRWTLAPLTNKQSHADGTLSADEHEWLVARARGGFGLVMTAAAYVSPEGQAWQGQLGISDTRHEEGLRRLADAIRDAGAVSSVQLHHGGMRADSTVTGMATVAPWADPDRGVEELSTSDVKRVIDDFVAAAVRAERTGFDGVEIHGAHGYVLCQFLDTRKNHRTDEFGGSLENRSRALREVLTGIRAATGPDFQVGVRVSPEGYGMQVDDATTLVEQLLASGEADYVDLSLWDVAKAPRNTELDGLLIDRFMDLPRHGTALGVAGKILSAKDATWCLERGADFVTVGTAAIIHHDLPQRVAADPDFVSDPQPFSRERLEAEHLGAAFIDYLADGWDDFVA; this comes from the coding sequence GTGCCGACCTCAGCCGTCTCTCTGACCACTGCTCTCGAACTCCCTCACGGACCTGCGTGGCCCAACCGCTGGACGCTCGCTCCGCTGACGAACAAGCAGAGCCACGCCGACGGGACCCTGTCGGCGGACGAGCACGAGTGGCTCGTCGCGCGTGCTCGCGGCGGGTTCGGCCTGGTCATGACCGCGGCCGCGTACGTCTCCCCCGAGGGTCAGGCCTGGCAGGGCCAGCTGGGCATCAGCGACACGCGCCACGAGGAGGGCCTGCGCCGCCTGGCCGACGCTATCCGCGACGCCGGCGCGGTCTCGTCGGTGCAGCTGCACCACGGCGGGATGCGCGCCGACTCGACGGTCACGGGAATGGCGACGGTCGCCCCGTGGGCGGACCCCGACCGGGGCGTGGAGGAGCTGTCGACGAGCGACGTCAAGCGCGTCATCGACGACTTCGTCGCCGCGGCAGTCCGCGCCGAGCGCACCGGCTTCGACGGCGTCGAGATCCACGGCGCCCACGGCTACGTGCTGTGCCAGTTCCTCGACACCCGCAAGAACCACCGGACGGACGAGTTCGGCGGATCGCTCGAGAACCGCAGTCGCGCGCTGCGCGAGGTGCTCACCGGCATCCGCGCGGCGACCGGACCCGACTTCCAGGTGGGCGTGCGCGTCTCCCCCGAGGGCTACGGCATGCAGGTCGACGACGCCACGACACTCGTCGAGCAGCTGCTGGCGTCCGGCGAGGCCGACTACGTGGACCTGTCGCTGTGGGACGTGGCGAAGGCGCCCCGGAACACCGAGCTCGACGGGCTCCTGATCGACCGCTTCATGGACCTGCCGCGGCACGGTACGGCTCTGGGCGTCGCCGGCAAGATCCTGTCGGCGAAGGACGCCACCTGGTGCCTGGAGCGCGGGGCCGACTTCGTCACCGTCGGCACGGCCGCGATCATCCACCACGACCTGCCGCAGCGGGTCGCGGCCGATCCCGACTTCGTGAGCGATCCGCAGCCGTTCAGCCGCGAGCGCCTCGAGGCCGAGCACCTGGGCGCCGCGTTCATCGACTACCTCGCCGACGGCTGGGACGACTTCGTCGCCTGA
- the ftsE gene encoding cell division ATP-binding protein FtsE → MIRFDKVTKTYPGQKRAALDHVDLEITKGEFVFLVGSSGSGKSTFLRLILREARPTSGHVYVAGKEINKLPSWKVPKLRRQLGTVFQDFRLLPNKTVFENVAYALEVIGKPRDEIKRLVPETLDLVGLDGKGHRRPDELSGGEQQRVAIARAYVNRPMILIADEPTGNLDPTTSVGIMKLLDRINREDTTVLMATHDSSIVDQMRKRVIELDEGRVIRDEARGIYGYEN, encoded by the coding sequence GTGATTCGCTTCGACAAGGTCACCAAGACCTACCCCGGCCAGAAGCGTGCTGCCCTCGACCACGTCGATCTGGAGATCACCAAGGGAGAGTTCGTCTTCCTGGTCGGCTCCTCCGGCTCGGGCAAGTCGACCTTCCTGCGCCTGATCCTGCGTGAGGCCCGGCCCACGTCCGGCCACGTCTACGTCGCCGGCAAGGAGATCAACAAGCTCCCCAGCTGGAAGGTGCCCAAGCTGCGCCGCCAGCTCGGCACGGTGTTCCAGGACTTCCGCCTGCTGCCGAACAAGACGGTCTTCGAGAACGTCGCCTACGCCCTCGAGGTCATCGGCAAGCCGCGTGACGAGATCAAGCGCCTCGTCCCCGAGACGCTCGACCTGGTCGGTCTCGACGGCAAGGGACACCGCCGCCCTGACGAGCTCTCCGGCGGCGAGCAGCAGCGCGTCGCGATCGCCCGCGCCTACGTCAACCGGCCGATGATCCTCATCGCCGACGAGCCCACCGGCAACCTCGACCCCACGACCAGCGTCGGCATCATGAAGCTCCTCGATCGGATCAACCGTGAGGACACGACCGTCCTGATGGCAACCCACGACTCCTCGATCGTCGACCAGATGCGCAAGCGCGTCATCGAGCTCGACGAGGGCCGCGTGATCCGTGACGAGGCCCGCGGCATCTACGGCTACGAGAACTGA